In the genome of Oncorhynchus clarkii lewisi isolate Uvic-CL-2024 chromosome 4, UVic_Ocla_1.0, whole genome shotgun sequence, one region contains:
- the LOC139407376 gene encoding calmodulin-1 produces MADQLTEEQIAEFKEAFSLFDKDGDGTITTKELGTVMRSLGQNPTEAELQDMINEVDADGNGTIDFPEFLTMMARKMKDTDSEEEIREAFRVFDKDGNGYISAAELRHVMTNLGEKLTDEEVDEMIREADIDGDGQVNYEEFVQMMTAK; encoded by the exons GCCGAtcagctaacagaggaacagaTTGCAG AGTTCAAAGAGGCGTTCTCCTTATTCGACAAGGATGGTGACGGCACCATCACGACCAAAGAGCTGGGCACCGTGATGAGGTCGCTGGGACAGAACCCCACAGAGGCGGAGCTGCAGGACATGATCAATGAGGTCGATGCTGATG GCAACGGCACCATTGACTTTCCAGAGTTCCTGACCATGATGGCCAGAAAAATGAAGGACACAGACAGTGAGGAGGAGATCCGTGAAGCCTTCAGGGTATTCGACAAG GACGGAAACGGCTACATCAGTGCTGCAGAGCTCCGCCACGTCATGACAAACCTGGGGGAGAAGTTAACAGACGAGGAGGTAGACGAGATGATCAGAGAAGCAGACATTGATGGAGACGGACAGGTCAATTATGAAG